In the Siphonobacter curvatus genome, one interval contains:
- a CDS encoding ArnT family glycosyltransferase — MNRLTTLVLIALVAGLFFIPFLGGVHLFDWDEINFAEISREMLVLKDYLRVHVDFKPFWEKPPFFFWLQSLAMHTFGVGEFAARLPNALCGILTLSLLYLLGERLFNRRFGLIWVGTYLGSILPHLYFRSGIIDPWFNLWIFIGLNGIIFFRWKKDHFTFLLPKSKWFYLLLGGFLLGMGVLTKGPVAYMLVCVTLGVYFVVNGFKLFISPLHFIVYTVMTSLVTLAWYGLETWQHGPWFIQEFIKYNYRLFSTPDAGHAGFPGYHFVILFFGCFPASTFALRALNFRTESGETDYQRDYQKWMVILFWVVLIIFTIVKSKIVHYSSMCYFPLTYLASLTIYRLWTGRIVFRTWMKVSLAVSGGIFVILTIGLPILSHYVDWLQAQIAPDDSFAAANLDAKVNWTGWEATPGVVLFLVILFGIRFLSRQQYERGLVTLFIGTAVFTTLTLWFFVARIESISQAAAIRFFEARQGEDCYIVTYKYRSYGPFFYARQQPERHPKSWDDDWAIHSPEVDKPVYVIAKNLLEAEVDTIPTLKKIGSENGFVFYKRK, encoded by the coding sequence ATGAATCGTTTAACCACTCTAGTACTCATCGCCCTGGTGGCGGGATTGTTCTTTATTCCCTTCCTGGGCGGCGTGCATTTGTTCGACTGGGATGAAATCAACTTCGCGGAAATCTCCCGCGAGATGCTGGTCCTCAAGGATTACCTGCGGGTACACGTCGACTTCAAACCTTTCTGGGAGAAACCACCGTTCTTTTTCTGGTTACAGTCGCTAGCCATGCATACGTTTGGCGTAGGGGAGTTTGCAGCCCGCCTGCCCAACGCTTTGTGCGGAATCCTGACGCTGAGTTTACTGTATCTGCTGGGCGAACGACTATTTAATCGGCGATTTGGATTGATTTGGGTAGGAACGTATCTGGGCTCCATTCTGCCGCATTTGTACTTCCGATCGGGCATTATCGACCCCTGGTTCAACCTCTGGATTTTCATTGGACTAAACGGAATTATCTTTTTCCGCTGGAAGAAGGATCATTTTACCTTTCTGCTACCTAAGAGCAAATGGTTTTACCTCCTGCTAGGCGGCTTTCTGCTCGGGATGGGTGTACTGACGAAAGGTCCCGTAGCCTATATGCTGGTCTGTGTGACCCTTGGGGTTTACTTTGTGGTGAATGGCTTCAAGTTATTTATTAGCCCACTTCACTTCATTGTCTATACGGTGATGACTTCGCTGGTAACGCTGGCCTGGTACGGCCTGGAAACCTGGCAGCACGGTCCCTGGTTTATTCAGGAATTCATCAAGTACAACTATCGCTTATTCTCGACCCCCGATGCCGGGCACGCGGGTTTTCCGGGTTACCACTTCGTCATTCTGTTCTTTGGCTGTTTCCCGGCGAGTACGTTTGCTTTGCGGGCCCTGAATTTCCGTACGGAATCGGGCGAAACGGATTACCAGCGGGATTACCAGAAATGGATGGTGATTTTATTCTGGGTAGTATTGATCATCTTCACGATCGTCAAGTCGAAAATCGTACACTACTCATCCATGTGTTACTTCCCGCTAACGTATCTGGCTAGTTTAACCATTTATCGTCTGTGGACGGGCCGGATTGTCTTTCGTACCTGGATGAAAGTAAGTCTGGCGGTATCGGGTGGGATTTTCGTCATTTTAACCATTGGCTTACCTATATTATCGCACTACGTCGATTGGTTACAGGCTCAGATTGCCCCCGACGATAGCTTTGCGGCGGCTAATCTGGATGCTAAAGTCAACTGGACGGGTTGGGAGGCTACCCCCGGTGTAGTTCTGTTCTTGGTCATTCTCTTCGGTATTCGTTTCCTGAGTCGTCAACAGTACGAACGTGGACTGGTAACGCTTTTTATCGGTACAGCCGTGTTCACCACCCTGACGCTGTGGTTCTTTGTGGCCCGTATCGAGAGTATCTCGCAAGCGGCGGCCATCCGGTTCTTTGAAGCTCGCCAGGGCGAAGATTGCTACATTGTAACGTATAAGTACCGCAGCTACGGACCTTTCTTCTACGCTCGTCAGCAGCCCGAACGCCATCCCAAAAGCTGGGACGATGACTGGGCTATTCACAGCCCGGAAGTGGACAAGCCGGTATACGTGATTGCTAAAAACCTGCTGGAAGCGGAAGTCGATACCATTCCAACCTTAAAGAAAATCGGTTCGGAAAACGGGTTCGTCTTTTACAAACGAAAATAG
- a CDS encoding glycosyltransferase family 2 protein, with product MKLSVVIPAYNEQDSISETLLSLYQTLAREGIEHEIFVTNDNSKDNTLQVLERLSLQIPTLHYETNLGPNGFGYAVRYGLERFSGDCVAVMMADLSDDPEDLVKYYYKMRETDADAVFGSRWMKGGKVIDYPGLKKFINRIANLIIRMMIGIKYNDTTNAFKLYKRETIEGIKPFLSPHFNLTVELPLKAYVRGYSFVVIPNSWTNRKYGESKLKIKEMGSRYFFILLYCMIEKFFSRGDFMKKKSAKTASVSR from the coding sequence ATGAAACTCAGTGTCGTCATTCCCGCGTATAATGAACAGGATTCTATTTCAGAAACCTTGCTTTCGCTGTATCAAACGTTAGCCCGCGAGGGAATTGAACACGAGATTTTCGTAACTAACGATAACTCCAAGGATAATACCTTACAGGTACTCGAACGACTGTCCTTACAGATTCCTACCCTGCATTACGAAACCAACCTGGGGCCTAACGGCTTTGGATACGCCGTTCGTTACGGTCTGGAACGTTTCTCGGGCGACTGCGTGGCTGTGATGATGGCCGATTTGTCGGATGATCCCGAAGATCTGGTAAAATATTACTACAAAATGCGGGAAACCGACGCCGATGCTGTATTCGGTTCCCGCTGGATGAAAGGCGGCAAGGTGATTGATTATCCCGGACTGAAGAAATTCATCAACCGGATTGCCAACCTGATTATCCGAATGATGATTGGCATTAAGTATAACGATACAACGAACGCGTTTAAATTATACAAACGTGAGACCATTGAAGGCATTAAGCCCTTCCTTTCCCCGCACTTTAACTTGACGGTTGAGTTACCGCTGAAAGCGTACGTTCGTGGCTATTCGTTCGTCGTGATCCCCAACTCCTGGACCAACCGGAAATACGGCGAGTCTAAACTGAAAATCAAGGAAATGGGTAGCCGTTACTTCTTTATTTTACTGTACTGCATGATTGAGAAGTTCTTTTCACGCGGCGATTTCATGAAGAAAAAATCAGCCAAGACTGCTTCGGTAAGCCGTTAA
- a CDS encoding NAD-dependent epimerase/dehydratase family protein: protein MNIALVTGSAGLIGSESVAFLADKFDLVVGIDNNMRQYFFGAESSTDWNRNRLQERYTNYVHRTADIRSVEELALIFKEYGSDVKMIVHTAAQPSHDWAAREPFTDFSVNATGTLNMLEMTRQHCPEAVFIFTSTNKVYGDNPNFLPLVELETRWEISQDHAYYENGIDENLSIDHTKHSLFGASKVAADVLVQEYGRYFGMKTGVFRGGCLTGPNHSGAQLHGFLSYLMKCAITGTQYTIFGYQGKQVRDNIHAHDLVNMFWHFYQNPRPGEVYNAGGGRFANVSMLEGIKICEEISGNKMNYTYSDTNRIGDHIWYVSDLSKFKAHYPGWNWTYDIHSTLVEIHDGIAERLRTA, encoded by the coding sequence ATGAATATTGCTTTAGTTACCGGTTCAGCCGGATTGATCGGAAGCGAATCGGTCGCTTTTCTTGCCGACAAATTTGACCTGGTTGTTGGGATTGACAACAACATGCGGCAGTACTTTTTCGGTGCCGAAAGTAGCACCGACTGGAACCGCAACCGTTTACAGGAAAGATACACCAACTACGTGCACCGCACCGCCGACATTCGTTCGGTTGAAGAATTAGCCCTTATCTTCAAGGAGTACGGCAGTGATGTGAAGATGATCGTGCATACGGCCGCTCAACCCAGCCACGACTGGGCCGCCCGTGAACCTTTTACGGATTTCTCGGTCAATGCCACCGGTACGCTGAACATGCTGGAAATGACGCGTCAGCACTGCCCTGAGGCCGTCTTCATCTTCACTTCTACGAATAAAGTATACGGCGACAATCCCAACTTCCTGCCCTTAGTAGAGCTGGAAACCCGTTGGGAAATTTCTCAGGATCACGCCTATTACGAAAACGGGATTGACGAAAATCTGAGCATCGACCATACCAAGCACTCCTTGTTCGGAGCTTCAAAAGTAGCGGCTGATGTACTCGTACAGGAATACGGCCGGTATTTTGGCATGAAAACCGGTGTTTTCCGGGGCGGCTGTTTGACGGGTCCTAACCACTCGGGTGCTCAGTTACACGGTTTTCTTTCGTACCTGATGAAATGTGCCATTACCGGTACCCAATACACCATTTTCGGTTACCAGGGTAAGCAGGTACGTGATAACATCCACGCACATGACTTGGTGAACATGTTCTGGCATTTCTACCAAAATCCACGTCCGGGCGAAGTTTATAACGCGGGAGGTGGTCGTTTTGCCAACGTTTCCATGCTGGAAGGCATCAAGATTTGTGAAGAGATTTCCGGCAATAAAATGAACTATACGTATTCAGACACCAACCGCATCGGTGACCACATCTGGTACGTGTCGGATTTGTCGAAATTCAAAGCCCACTATCCCGGCTGGAACTGGACCTACGATATCCACTCGACGCTGGTTGAAATTCACGACGGTATCGCCGAGCGTTTACGTACTGCCTAG